A genome region from Thermococcus onnurineus NA1 includes the following:
- the rtcA gene encoding RNA 3'-terminal phosphate cyclase, which yields MSMIVIDGSYGEGGGQILRTSVALSVITGKPVRIYNIRANRPNPGLRPQHMHGILALKELSGAKVKGAQVGSTVLEFYPGRARPRHIRVPIKTAGSVTLVLQALLPAMAFIGGSFEITGGTDVPWSPPVDYLRHVTLFALEKMGLRAEIEIKRRGHYPKGGGLVVGRVEPWEERKPLVALEWRHIELFGGISHATNLPEHVASRQAKAARERLSEFYDVPINIYEEVSRSLGPGSGIVVWAETDVLRLGGDALGKRGKPAEAVGREAADELLEQLTSRAAVDRFLGDQLVPFLAFAGGEIKVAEITNHLVTNVWVVEQFLGKIFEVEGEVGEPGRVRVVG from the coding sequence ATGAGCATGATAGTCATAGATGGTTCCTACGGCGAGGGAGGGGGGCAGATACTGAGGACGAGCGTTGCCCTCTCGGTAATCACCGGAAAGCCGGTCAGGATTTACAATATCAGAGCTAACAGGCCGAACCCGGGTTTAAGACCCCAGCACATGCACGGCATCTTGGCTCTGAAGGAGCTGAGCGGCGCTAAGGTTAAGGGGGCCCAGGTCGGCTCAACGGTTCTCGAATTCTACCCTGGCAGGGCTAGGCCAAGGCACATCCGCGTACCGATAAAGACCGCTGGCAGTGTAACCCTCGTCCTTCAGGCTTTGCTCCCGGCAATGGCTTTCATCGGTGGGAGCTTCGAGATAACGGGCGGAACCGACGTCCCCTGGTCGCCGCCGGTGGACTACCTCAGGCACGTTACCCTCTTCGCGCTGGAAAAGATGGGTCTAAGGGCCGAGATTGAAATCAAGCGTAGGGGACACTATCCCAAAGGCGGCGGACTGGTGGTCGGCAGGGTCGAGCCGTGGGAGGAGAGAAAGCCGCTGGTTGCTTTGGAGTGGAGGCATATAGAGCTATTTGGTGGCATCAGCCATGCTACCAACCTCCCGGAGCACGTGGCGAGTAGGCAGGCGAAGGCCGCTAGGGAGAGATTGAGTGAGTTTTACGATGTTCCTATTAATATATATGAAGAAGTCTCACGTTCCCTCGGGCCGGGTAGTGGGATAGTGGTATGGGCCGAGACGGACGTTCTGAGACTCGGCGGCGACGCCCTTGGAAAGCGTGGAAAGCCTGCCGAAGCAGTGGGCAGGGAAGCGGCGGACGAGCTTCTGGAGCAGCTGACGAGCAGGGCCGCGGTTGATAGATTCCTCGGCGACCAGCTGGTACCATTCCTGGCCTTCGCAGGGGGCGAGATAAAAGTTGCCGAGATAACGAACCACCTCGTGACGAACGTCTGGGTCGTGGAGCAGTTTTTGGGCAAGATCTTCGAAGTGGAGGGGGAGGTTGGAGAGCCTGGAAGGGTGAGGGTAGTTGGGTAA
- a CDS encoding metallophosphoesterase → MLIGIMSDTHDNLPAVRKAVEFFNEQNVELVIHAGDYVAPFVARELKKLKAPLKGVFGNNDGEKKGLHEVLGIADEILEIEADGMKIAVTHGTDERIVRALARSRLYDVVVVGHTHRYEIREDGRTILINPGEVCGYITGIKSVALLDTRKREVRIVNIETGELLGVMSL, encoded by the coding sequence ATGCTGATAGGGATAATGAGCGACACCCATGATAACCTTCCGGCGGTAAGGAAGGCTGTGGAGTTCTTCAACGAGCAGAACGTCGAGCTGGTGATTCACGCTGGCGACTACGTGGCGCCGTTCGTGGCGAGGGAACTCAAGAAGCTCAAAGCCCCTCTTAAGGGAGTCTTCGGAAACAACGATGGCGAAAAAAAGGGCCTCCACGAAGTGCTGGGAATAGCCGACGAGATACTTGAAATTGAAGCTGATGGTATGAAAATAGCGGTCACCCACGGTACGGACGAGAGGATAGTGCGGGCCCTGGCGAGGAGCAGGCTCTACGACGTTGTAGTCGTTGGCCACACGCACCGCTATGAGATCAGGGAGGACGGCAGGACGATACTGATAAATCCCGGTGAGGTCTGCGGTTACATTACCGGCATTAAGAGCGTTGCACTGCTGGACACGAGGAAGAGGGAAGTCAGAATAGTGAACATTGAAACGGGTGAACTGCTCGGGGTCATGAGTCTCTAG